The DNA window GAAATGTGGGAAGGGGCATATAGCTCTACAGATGCCCACTATAAAGAGTGATGGGTAGGCCGGAGGTATTAGGAACTTATAGAGTGGCCAGACCAGGTGCTCCTGGACTCTTACACCCACTTTGTCATCCAGAAAAGGGAAAGTGAAGTTGTAGCCTGTGCAGAACAGAAACACCTCTGGCTTGGCCCTCTCCCCATCTTTGAACTCTAGAGATCCATCATCTAGTACAGAGGTTACCGGAGGAGCCTGCTGGACTCCTGGAGGAAGAGGGCAGGTCAAAGGGCGCTGTCCATGACTAAGAATAACCTGGGGGTAAATAACAGTACAAGGTAAATAAAAGTAGAGAAGCAAAGAAATTCCAGATACAATACTTTAGATGGAATTTTGCAGAACTAAGCATTCTAAAAGTAATGTTCTCTTAAATAAtcttagtatatatatatatatatatatatatatatatatatatatatatagtaacatGTACACTCAAATTAAACCACACAAAACAATGGTTACAAATGAGAAAGCAGTTTACCTTAGCGTCGACACTGGAGAGCTCCATTGCAATATCTAACCCAGAGAGACCAGCTCCCAGTAGCACCACTGACTTTCCCATCAAATGTTCAGCACTACGGTAATCATGACTGTGCATCAGAGTccctacagacacacacaacgaTAAACAAATACAGACACATCTGGACAAACATTGGTTATTGTCACAATTTTTACAGTAATGCCATTAAAAAGTGCACAAAACATTAAATTTTTGTTCATGCTTGATAGCAAAACCGATTACTAAAACTGCAACccaaaaacatgcaaaacaaatccacataaaaatgcattaatgaATGTAAagagcatttttattatttaagatCTAGCTTGCTATCTTTCACTCATACAATGAATCTCTGCCAGCTCATTATATTTGTAACTCCAATCTCAACAGAGCAAAAAATACAAAGTTTTAATTACTAACATAATTAACATAATTGATAAATGTTAAGTCATATAATGATTAACCGAAATTGGGTCTGCTTTCCAACCAAAGACATGGTTCAATCTAAAGCTTTTCTCAGTAAACCCCCATGCTGATAAACTGATAACATGTTGCTACAGAAAAGCACTTCATAGGAATTTGCAAGTCTAGCCACGTTTCAGTGTCAGCACACAGATACTTGGTCTTTAAGCTGTAAGATGTCCTTTTACTTCACAAAAGTATTTACTATGTAATGTATGGAAGGGGAAACCTTTGAATTTTTCCAGTCCAGGTATTGCAGGGATGTATGGGTCATAGAAATGTCTGGAAAAAAACACACATCATTTGATTTGTAAGACAGTAGATTCTGTCACTTCTACATAACTAATTTTCTCTACAAATTATTCAATCAAATCTGACTCTGAAATCTGAAAACTGGCCTTTAAACTATACATGAGTGAGTGCAATACAGTCTTGTTGCATCATGAGTTACTGTTTAATCCACTTTACCCAATGTCCTCATTGACCTAACCATGTAAAATTTTAACTATTACAGCACGTTGCTCAAAGGAAGGTGGTGAGGGACATCACTCATTTCACTGTGCACTTACCCATTACACACCATAACAGCATCAAAACGATCTGTAATGGATTTGCAGTTGTCTAGGCCATCATTGGAAGTGACATTCCAAGCCAGCCCATTCCAACCACCCTTTACTTCTACTGGAGTCACTGAGGCCACCATGGTGCCAAACTAAGTGGAAAAGAGAAATAAACCTTTTAATAGTTTCTTTAGATTTTGACTGACTGTTAGTGAAGCAAATCATCAGTAACAGTCAGTCCATTGACAAGGTGACCATTAATTCTCCAGCCGTTTTCCACTTTGAAATTTCAGTGACTGATCATAAATGTACAGTAAAGATAAGCTGCGTGATTTCTGACCAAACAATCAAACTCAGTGTTATCAGATTATCAGTGACTGACTGGTCACGGACAGCGAAATTAATGATTATCTGACAAACACTATGCAAGGTACATTATTTCTAAATCTCGAATTTACAAGGTATCACTTAAATTTGCTCAAAGAGCTGTATTTTTTATGTAAGGAAATTGGCTATTATttttagtagggatgcaccgatatgaaaatttTTGCCCGATACAATacagattttaacaaaaaactataggccgataccgaCATTTAGCAACTTACCACTTATTATATCATaatatcactgttttacttaggaattatgatttacaaaagcttttttactgttctaacaataaatgatttccactgaacatggattggatgtGTCAAAACACATCACAGGTCAAAATTTCAAAGAGAGCCACAGTGAAAAGATACATACaagataaaaagatttttaaaaagatgcaaaaaatGACTGAATATGATGATTGATAtgggaaaaaaaaggttattttgtacttctaaaacaattttgcacttctgtttttgcaaacatttttgtgATTCTGTTTTTTAGTAATTGCACAAGACCATATTAcaatttcagtcttaattcaatAAATCATGCAGCATtgatggatatcataccgatgtctcaaaagtcaaagtctgcaggtttcaaaaaacattttgaatggtttccctcatcatgtagcctataggtaagtgctgctttcacagctGTTACATCCACTTATGCTGTTTTCCCGGATTAAcatgagaaagagaaagactaaaatgtaaatgttagatgttcttaggagtgccaacccttctacatattgtggctattattatacCTGggctgtgcatttgaattcacagagtttttacaaagtctATTATTAATTCATCATAACTAAACCATTAGTTTTTCATATATGCATTTTCATTCTTATTGCCAatttgccgatggttttaatttggtcagtaattgtccgataaatatcggcagccgatacttCCCTTATTTTTAGAAAAAGGCCAAGTATTTTATTTCACCTTTATGTGGTCCCACAGACGAAAATGATCACAGTATTGCTCAAGGTACTTCCGCACCTCTGTGTGATGGACAAAAGAGGGAAGATGCTTTGCGAATGGAAAGTCAGGGAAAGACATCACCTCTTTGGGAATATTGGTTCTGTCATGTCAGAGGAATACATGGAAACACAAAATAGAACTATATTACAGCTTTAAAGACTTTAAATGAATCAGAAGTTAGTGAAACCTCATGAAAATGTAACCATCAGTATTAATAAGTATTCAAAATCAGTAATAAGTGAAACAACAATCCTTGTGGCCAAACCAATCTCATAAAAATTCGTACATATtgatgagttggctatttcatatgatttCGTACGATTTCGTTCGTATACATTTGTAggatttcatcacatgcaaatccctggatgtgtaatgcagaagtaagcgcgagttccgcgcaggaggctttaaggacatgcttattaatattatgccctcacccaaaccccttatctaaacttaactgaTCAGtagtgtaaacatgataggaagctgttgtgtgacagaagcaagtaattgtcgttaTTAGATGGAAACCATCTCCAGCTACATCATTGGCTGAATTAGTCAAATTTAGAAAAACTGTTCGAATCCCTACGATTTCGCGTGGGAGTGTGTTGCATATGGCATGTAGTAAATGTGCTTAAAACACTGAATGACaccaaatattttgttaaaaatgttaaagtATTCCGTTGTTGAGTCCATCTACATGGCTAGCAATACACACCTAAAGGGTATTGAACAGTACAATTATAGCGCATGTTAAGTaggcctattttatttatttctgtgacaggtaaaaataatacattttgattgGAAATAAAtcgaaaattaaaaatgtaaagataTACTACAGTTTGCTGAATTTACTAATAGGCTGCTTGTAATTTGTACTGTGTGGTAAAGTAACCAGAAAACGCTATAACATTTTTGTGTCATCATGTTAGTTGTGACAGCTTCAAGATTCACCTGAGGTCCCTGTACATGCTGCTGTGGATAGGTAAACCATTGTCGTAATATCCCACTCTTTCCTCATAGACCCACGTCCCTCCAACGTTCTTGGTGAGCTCGAACACTACAGGTGGTGCAAAGGTGTCGGGGCGGGAAAGAAGATGACGGGCCGCGCACAGTCCCGCAGCACCGGCCCCGATGACAGCGACGCGCAGCTTGCCAATACCAGCCATCCTAATGCAAAATCTGGATATAAACTAGCAAATTGtcacctgaagaaaaaaaaaaaaaaaaaaaaaacattaatgccTTGGTGAAAACGTCTTGATTTGATATAGGTGTTTGCCTTAGTTCACAATgacatatttcatatattatcaATGTCTAACTTATTCTACTTACTATTTTGCAAGTTGGTACCTACAGCTGTCTTCGAGTGACCAGTACTGGGGTCTGTCCGTCTCTCAAAGCCAATGCCTGTTGCTCGTTTAATTAGGCTATATCGGAAACGGACTGGAACCTTTCCAGCTGCGCCACAGGCAGCTCAATCGAAGTAACCCTTCGTGTTTTGCAGGCCCTCTTTCCTTGCAATTGGACTTAGAAAACACTAAGGTAAAACTCCAATAGATTTGAGATAGCAACTAACAATATGtgcatgtaatttaaaaaaagattgttcTTAAAAACTTTTACATTGTAGTTTTGTCATACGTGCAGAAGGAAAACTACAGTATTTACTTCCACATTTACATAATACTTTTTGAACATATGGGGAAAGCGCACCATCTACAGACAATTTGCCGGCACTACAGTAATTTCTTTGCACGCAATAcaagtgcatctcaataaattagaatgtcgtggaaaagttcatttatttcagtaattcaactcaaattgtgaaactcgtgtattaaataaattcagtgcacacagactgaagtagtttaagtctttggttcttttaattgtgatgattttggctcacatttaacaaaaacccaccaattcactatctcacaaaattagaatatagtgacatgccaatcagctaatcaactcaaaacacctgcaaaggtttcctgagccttcaaaatggtctctcagtttggttcactaggctacacaatcatggggaagactgctgatctgatagttgtccagaagacaatcattgacacccttcacaaggagggtaagccacaaacattcattgccaaagaagctggctgttcacagagtgctgtatccaagcatgttaacagaaagttgagtggaaggaaaaagtgtggaagaaaaagatgcacaaccaaccgagagaaccgcagccttatgattgtcaagcaaaatcgattcaagaatttgggtgaacttcacaaggaatggactgaggctggggtcaaggcatcaagagccaccactcacagacgtgtcaaggaatttggctacagttgtcgtattcctcttgtcaagccactcctgaaccacagacaacgtcagaggcgtcttacctgggctaaggagaagaagaactggactggtgcccagtgt is part of the Myxocyprinus asiaticus isolate MX2 ecotype Aquarium Trade chromosome 2, UBuf_Myxa_2, whole genome shotgun sequence genome and encodes:
- the LOC127415802 gene encoding uncharacterized protein LOC127415802 isoform X2: MAGIGKLRVAVIGAGAAGLCAARHLLSRPDTFAPPVVFELTKNVGGTWVYEERVGYYDNGLPIHSSMYRDLRTNIPKEVMSFPDFPFAKHLPSFVHHTEVRKYLEQYCDHFRLWDHIKFGTMVASVTPVEVKGGWNGLAWNVTSNDGLDNCKSITDRFDAVMVCNGHFYDPYIPAIPGLEKFKGTLMHSHDYRSAEHLMGKSVVLLGAGLSGLDIAMELSSVDAKVILSHGQRPLTCPLPPGVQQAPPVTSVLDDGSLEFKDGERAKPEVFLFCTGYNFTFPFLDDKVGVRVQEHLVWPLYKFLIPPAYPSLFIVGICRAICPFPHFHVQSQFILSVLDGSFPLPSRQEMERDIELDIAARRARGIATRHILKLDSEQWAYNDELAHLGGFQPLPRYWSNLYESNKVFRVRDMLNYKTYNYTVSDDLEWKVQDLHGQQLKKPLAIKK
- the LOC127415802 gene encoding uncharacterized protein LOC127415802 isoform X1, which produces MAGIGKLRVAVIGAGAAGLCAARHLLSRPDTFAPPVVFELTKNVGGTWVYEERVGYYDNGLPIHSSMYRDLRTNIPKEVMSFPDFPFAKHLPSFVHHTEVRKYLEQYCDHFRLWDHIKFGTMVASVTPVEVKGGWNGLAWNVTSNDGLDNCKSITDRFDAVMVCNGHFYDPYIPAIPGLEKFKGFPFHTLHRTLMHSHDYRSAEHLMGKSVVLLGAGLSGLDIAMELSSVDAKVILSHGQRPLTCPLPPGVQQAPPVTSVLDDGSLEFKDGERAKPEVFLFCTGYNFTFPFLDDKVGVRVQEHLVWPLYKFLIPPAYPSLFIVGICRAICPFPHFHVQSQFILSVLDGSFPLPSRQEMERDIELDIAARRARGIATRHILKLDSEQWAYNDELAHLGGFQPLPRYWSNLYESNKVFRVRDMLNYKTYNYTVSDDLEWKVQDLHGQQLKKPLAIKK